TTACCTTTCTTCCTCTTAAAGTAGTCATGTCTTCTCCTAAGCAACCCAGGGTAGCATCTTTCTTTTGATCTTTACGAAAACTGAAACCATCAAGGGATTGCTGTTAATGGGGACAAGGTAGTGGTCAAAAGAAGAGTCATTACTCACCCACAACATCAGATTCCATGCTTGATGTGCCTGATGCAAAACCAGatagatataaataaataaagttgctTTCTGCAATTGTCCGAAAGGAACTATAATCCAAAAGGACAATAATGCTCAGGGTCACAGCACAATTGCCTGCTTCCACTTCCCCCACAACTGCAAAAAGGCCGGGAATAGTTTTCAGGTAGGAGCTTCAGGAGATGGGGTTTACGAAGCTCCAAGCAGCCTACCCCGCCACTACTCTCCACCCCAACAGGGAGTTGTAGACATCATGAGGAATCCTTTGACAAACATAGGAAAGAATAAAGGGGGTTTGGTGAAAGTTCCCATCAAAAGCAGATCAGTGGATATGATCAGCAAATTGTGATGATCATCATCAGTAAACAGACAAATCAGGTTTGGGCAGCTCTAACAACCTAAAAGATGAGTGGcgctttatctttttaattaacagTTAATGATCAGATTATGGTCAATTAAACAATATAGTATCAAAACCAAAGTACAAATGAGGAATCCCACCACAGCACATCAATAAAGAACGaatagaatattaaattaaatagaaaagaaatgtaACACATCAATCattgttaatttagattttctatcacaggttttttttttttcttaataataaaaacctaCAGAATTAGAAAGGCCTCAGAAATACAAATGTAATCAAGATgcatatttgaaattaattcagCAAGATGATAACTTTATGTGAATTAGTTAAATTGTTATTACAATGGATACGCAAGAAATTAAACTGAAGCTTAAAGCCtcaaaatcaagttcttttcctCTAACATCAAAATGTTCTTATTCTGCTATGAAAGCAAGTGGAGAATCTCCATGACAGCTCAGTTGAATCGATTACCCGGATCTAATTCTCTTCGAATTGGCCTTTCCATTGGACTTCAATATCCCGCTTGATTCACCCTCTGATGAAGGTTCCATTGACCTGGTGAAATTGCTCGAAAGATCAGCATAAAGATCCACCACCCTTCTAATGTTATTGTTTAGCTCCTTGATCAAACCAACATTTCGAGTCAGGTTGTCTGGGATCTTCGACTCGTGGTTTTGGTTTATTTCATTGATTAGCAACCTGTTTTGATCCAGAATGTCCTGGACTTGCACAAAACTCTTCTGGAATGTTTGCAAAACCTTGCCATCTACTTGGTTTCCATTGCTTAAACCTGGAAATAAATCACCTTCCATCTCTATCTCTCCTCAATCGATCAAGACCAGTTTTTttcctacattaaaaaaaaaaaaactcagataAATACCggataaagggaaaaaaatagaatacagAATCAAAAGATTAGCTTTACCAAATTTGATACCCTCTACCTtgcaattattttatcttatctcTTTGaacttttacaaagaaaaatcacataGACTACACGCAATTTAAACCTATCAGGTAACAAAGCCGAATGCAATAATTGTGCTTGGTCTGAAGTGAgtacacacatttttttttcctcccttttccttcattttctcaACAACCAAGCACAGATGGACAAGACAAAGTATAAAGCAGAGACAAAAAAAGAGGAACAACAACTATACATGTATTACTACCACTCGCTTTATAACAttcaaaagagagaaaagaaagcaaactgctctttcttttttccacaaAAAGGAACCTTTTCTCTAAAAACCCAATCCCAAGTTGAAGACTTGTGTGGAGAATAACTGTAAACTAcgaaaaaacccaacaaaatcaGTCAATGCCAGATAAATTcccataagaaaaaagaaacagtactctcacaaaaaaaaaaaaaaaacaagaaaaacacgAATATGGATTGAGAAAAACAACAATAcaagatcaaattaaatgagAGAGTAAGAAAGAAAGATCTATATTTCCTGAAGtggaaaaacaaaagcaaaatccTCTAGGATACAACCAAGCAAGATTATATTTacaatactaaaagaaaaaaaaccccaatgactgataaaaataaagaaaaaatcttcAAGTTTTACACTTCAGTTCATATCTCATATTTTATGAGATAGACTGAAAAAAGAAACCCGGACGGCATAAAATTATCTTTCAGAAAATCTCTTAATCTTGAAACAGAAACACTgataagaaagaagaagaaaaatagataaaaaaaatctcatattgaCCGTCGTATATCGTTGACTCCACTTACCTTGAACAGAAGCAGGAACATTTTAGTGCGTTGGAGGTAGAGAGAGGAAAAATGAATTTTCTTACGAAACACAGGATTTTGTGGAGAAAGATTGAACGAAAGGGGAATGGAACTTTTGTGGGATATTGAAGAAAGGCACAGAAATTatgaaaaacgaaaaaaaaatacagaaagaaAGATTTGATTGACAGAGAAATAAGGAAGAAATATTCAGAGAGAAGCACAGATATAacgattttgttttgttgttagattctctctctcttccttagCCTTACCTCGTTTATTTCACCAACAGTACTatcgtttttttattttattttattctaggcTGTAGGTTTTTATAGCCTGCGACACAACCAAACTTTAGTTTACTGCAAGGTTTAAATCTTAGCCGTCTATTTAAACCGACGCCGTTAAGAGCATCCGAGTTAAAGCTCCGAAGAATGACGTCGCATTGGACCTCCACttactagggtttttttttctttttaattttttttaggcgCCCTGCCAGTTGTAATTTTCcgagaaaaatcacaaaaaaacccTCAAGATTTTCTCAGAAACCAAACACACCTACTCAATCACCACATGCCTCCATGGACAATCTCATCTCTTCAGCTCTCGAAGAGATTTGTTACCATGGTCCCAGCGGAGTCTCCCTATCCTCCCTCTGGTCGACATTAACACCAAAACCTTCTCCTTCAGTCAGAGCCTCTCTATGGACTAACCTGCTTTCAATACCTTCTCTTCAATTCACTGTTCCTGGATACGATCTTCCGTTTAGTGCTGACGACAGTAAAATCAAGCGTTGTGAACACGCCGAGAAGCTCGGTTTGAAAATTGTAGCCAAAGAGCACCTTAGGGATTCCTTTGTTGGTCTTTACGACACTCCGTCTACTGGAATTTCTTCTAATCAACGCAATGCTCTTAAACGACTTGCCGTTGCTAGGTTTGTTCATCTTCGTCATCCTGATTTTACAAAATTTCCCTGCTGATAATGTGTAGCTTGATAATCATGATCAACGAATCATCTGGATTCTTGGAGTTTTATCCTGCTATATTTTCTTGATATCTAACATTACTCTATGGCAATAATACGATACTGCTTTCCAACTTAGTTGCAAGGCTTCCAAACCTTAACTACTTAAGTACCAAAGGCTGCTTTCGCTATAGTAATTGTTTTACTCCattatttattgagaattgaatcATATTTGGTTGCATTTACTTAACTACTTAATTAGTCGATTAATTAGGCTTGCGTGAGAGTTAGAGTGATGTTTAGTGGTTATTAACATGTGCAGAGGGAATGGGATTACACAAAACGCACTGGCAAAGGACTTGAAggtagaaaataataactttttttatgtgGTGAGGAGTCTAGAATGCAGAGGGTTGATTGTGAGACAACCTGCTGTTGTGAAGATGAAAGATGTGAGTGTCACTACCAATATGTTGTATTTATATCGTCATGCGAAGCATTTAGGTGTTCAACAGAGGTTTGAGATTAATGAGGAATGTGTGGAGGAAACTGATATACGGGGGGATGGTTATGATGGAGAGTCTTCTTCTAAAGTGCTTGTGAGGGATTATTTACCGGCAATAAAAGCCATCTGTGACAAACTTGAAAAAGCCAATGACAAGgtaaactctttttttgttttgctttttaaagtgtttttgatCTTACCGGTTATGATTATGAAGTATGATGATTTTTGTGTTATTGAAGGTCCTTGTCATTTCAGATATCAAACAGGATCTTGGTTACAGTGGAACTAAAGGACACAAAGCTTGGAGAAATGTATGTTTTACAAGTTATTCATCTGTACTGCATATTTGAACTTGGTTCTGTTTCCTGGTTATTTctgattgtttttgttgtaataTACTTTCCTTGATGTTCTCTTAGATATTGCGTAGGTTGAAAGATGCCTGTGTTGTTGAGGAGTTTGAAGCTAAAGTTGACAGGAAGGTTTGCTTAAAACACCCCTCTTTGAGGACTGTTCTATATGATTATGTACAAAAAGTCCTTGAGTTTCATTCATCACTTCTCTAGTTTCTGTTTTTGGCAGGTTGAGTGTTGCCTACGATTGTTACAGGAGTTTTCCCCTAATAATTTTGAGCCCAAAACTCGTGGGTGTGGCGAAGATTGTGACAACAAAGTGCTGGTGAAATTTGGAAAGATGATTCAACAAACTGATCAACTTGTAGAACTTTCCCTTGACCAGcaaatttatgatttgattGATGCTGCAGGATCCAAGGGGGCTACTTTTAGAGAGGTGGGCATTGGTTCTTGTACTTGTCTCATTGATTCTGTTGCAACTCTGTAGGTTAAAAATGcacttttcttcttcaatatttCATTTATGGTTTTCTATTGgccaatcaataaaaaaaaagagagaagtgtTTTCTACATTTTTCTATATCCATGACCCTTCCTCTCCCTACTGCCTCCCAAAAAGTATATTGTTGACCTTTCACTCCAATTATGTGCTACACTTTATGTGCATTTATTAGCCAAGAAATGACCAAATTTTCCTATAATGGCAAATTGCTTTGCTTTCACCATTATCTTTAGCACTTGatattttgttgtcttttttagtGTAATGCTGCTATAATTTGATGGTATCTTTGCAAATATCTTGTGCTTCCTCTTTTctcactgattttttttctgaCTTCAATTATTTTTGCCAAATCAATATATCTATGAGCAGGTGGGTAGGAGGCTGGGACTTGATAAGAAAAGAAACTATCCTCGGTTTGAAAATATGTTGTCTATGTTTGGGATGCACAGGCAGGCAGAAATCAACAAAAGAACTCCAGAATATCGAGTTTGGACTGCTGGAAATTCAAATTCTGACACACCAATTGCAGTTCTTTGCAAATCCAAAGCTGTCCTTGGTGACAATAATATTTCTGATTTGAATACTAGCAATGTTGATGTACCTGTCAGATCTGATGTAGATTTATTAGAGCATGGTAATTCAACCTTGGGAATTTATTCTGCTTTGTCTGGAAAACTGAATGAGGAAATTGATACCGACGTATATAGTGGCTCACCTGAGGATGGCAAAACTAACCATATGCAGCTCTGTCCTGGCAATGTGCCAGATTCACTCAACAGGCCAAGAAGTACAGCTTCCAATGCTGAAATGTATATAGAGAGCATGCAAATGGAACCTGATGGTGCTTCATCAGTTAAAACATCACCAACTATGTTGACGCCACATCATTCTGGATCCTCTCAGACATATCCGCACATGCCTTTAACGGCTGATAGCGCCTTCAGGGAGAAGAAAATTCTTGAATGGTTACAGGTATTTCATCATTCACTTCATGAGGCTTACGCCTAGAGATTGACTAATTCTTGTATCGTCTTTGATGTGTCTTGCAATTGTCTTTCCAGCAACTCATTTTCAATATGCTTGTTTTGTGTAGGACAAGATATTCATTTTGAAACCTGAGATACACAAGTGGCTTAAGAGTCTTGAGGACAAGGGTACAACAATTGACAGGAAGACTGTTGATCGAATTCTATATAAGCTTGAGCGGCAAGGACACTGCAAATTGCAGCACATTAATGTCCCTGCTGTCACAAATTGTGCCCGAGATCGTACCATCCTAGTGGTTCTTCACCCATCTGTTCAAGGTTTTCCTCCTGAACTAATGGGTGAAATTCATGATAGAGTGAGggtttttgaaaagcaaagtCGTGGAGAGGGGTCATCCAGGCTGAAGATTAAGGAATCAGTTCCAGTGTTAAATAGTGTAACAAGAACTCAGATGCATGTAGGTTCAGAAGAAAAGACTGCTAAATGGGAAGCCATGCGAGCCAATGGGTTCGTGTTAGCAAAAATGGGCCGTGCTCGGctgcttcatatttttttgtggAATCATCTAAGTAGTTTGCCTGAATGGAACGGTGATTTGTCATCTGGGGCATATTCATATGCTTACAAGTTGTTTGAATTAGAGTCTGTCATTGATGCCATTCCAATTGAGCTGTTCTTACAAGTGGCAGGATCTGCTCAAAAGTATGATGATATGATTGAAAAGTGCAAGAGGGGTTTGCGTCTCTCTGATCTTCCTATTGAAGAATACAGAAACTTGTTGGATAGTAGGGCCACAAACAGATTATCATTGATCATTGACATTTTACGTCGATTGAAGGTATTGTTTCTTGGTCAAAAATGACTTTGCACACATTCTTAACTTCTTGTTTCATGATGTTTGTGGTACTTTATTGATCTGGCTTGTTTATTACTCTTTCTGTTATTATGTTGTGCTTTGAAAGTTTTTGATTCAATAAAATCTGTACCTTTACCCATGTCTAGCTTCAGGTAGCAATATTTAAGATCGTTTCAAATTCATACAATCATTTACCTATCTACATGTGAAAGGGTTCTGCAGTTGGATAAAAGCAAAGAATAGTGTATGTGGTTATCACAATGCTAAGGCAGCTGGGGTTTGGTTTCTTTCCATCATATGCAACAGTCTTCCCCTTTGAACAAGAAAATTGTATTTGCATCGCAGTTGTTTTTTCATCAATGTGCATCAGTCATCCTACTCACTTTACAATTGTCTCTGATGAATGAACATCTTTCATCTTCAATTATATCATACCTCTCATCTGGTTCTGTGATGTAGCTGATTCGTTTAGTACGTGATGGGCATTCAGAGGATGGTGTAAAGGCTCCACATGCCAGATCCAGACATGCAATGGAGCTTAAACCTTATGTTGAAGAACCACTATCAATAGTAGCAGTATCTAATTTAAGATGTCTTGACCTTCGTCCAAGAATAAGACACGATTTTTTTCTGTTAAACAGAGAAGCTGTTGATGAGTATTGGAAAACTCTGGAGTACTGCTATGCTGCTGCTCATCAAATAGCTGCGAAACATGCATTTCCTGGATCTGTTGTCCCTGAGGTATGTGCATGGTGTTCTGTTTGCCAAGTTTTTCTTGTGTCTCAACTAAGCCCAGGCTATGATCACTTCACACGTAGGCATAATCAAAAGTTTCATCATGTGCAAATTATATTGAATATTGTGTTGTATCACTTACAAGCAAGAAATTATACTTATTGGTGAGCATTGTATTCCTTTGAGTCATTATTGATGCATCGGTTGAATCCTATGGTGACCATTATACGTGGACACTTTCAATCATGTACTTCATGAAACACAGAAACACTTGCATGTGTGTCTCATTTGAAATGGACTGTTTCAGGTTTTCCATCACCGATCATGGGCCTCGGTTCGAATTATGTCTTCTGATCAGCGTGCTGAGCTCCTAAAACGGATAGTGATGGATGATCAGAGCAAAACTCTGTCGTATAAAGATTGTGAGAAGATTGCAAAGGATCTTAATTTGACTTTACAGCAGGTTTGATTCTTTACACTCGGTTTTTTGTCTTCTGTTGTTGGTAGTTTGTGTTGCAATTTTGCTTGACCTGGTCTGAATTCTTTCTCTGCTCTGTCTTACTAGAAGGATGATAACtattttgtttggaaaaagactgatttttttctcatctgAATATTTCATGCAGGTACTTCGTGTCTATTATGATAAGCACCATCGTCGTCTTAATAGATTTCAAGGTGTTAAAAATACAAGTGAGGAGTGTCAGCTGCTGCAAAAGATACAACCTTCATCctctaagaaaagaaagaaaccctTGGGATCTAGCTCAACAAAGCGTGGCAGAAGTGATAACATAAATGCACAGTTGGACAGGCAGAGGCTTAGCAAATTACCTGATGCTGTTGACCAATTCACAGTAGAAAAAGATCTTTCTTCTTCTGAACATGAGCATTTGCCAGAACTCCAGGATGATGATCACCTCGATAATCTGGAAGGACCAGGACTATCTGAAGATGAGGAATGTCCTTCTGTAATCAACCATTGTGCTTTTTCAAAGATGAAGCCAACACGCCGATCCAGGTTTCCATGGACAGATGAAGCTGATAGGTAAGTGGAAACTACTCTCTTTATGGCTCAAGGAACACCTGTCTGAAGCATGTAATGGATTGATGAAGCATGGTATCTTATGATTGTCTGCTGTTAACTTCCTTAAAGCAGGGAAGTTAACTTTTTTGCTTGTCTATTTGACTCATTtgggaaatataaatacatgaagTGAATAACTTTTTTGATTAAACCACCTGCTTGGAATTTTCTGGATATTTTCTTCTAGTTCAACCACAATATTCTACATTGTCACCCTCTTATTTGTCTACCTGGTCAATCTGAGTTGAGtttagattagttttttttgttcctgATGACTTGTTTGCTATTTTGGTACGAGTATGCTCTTtcattttctgtatttttatgtcttttccTTCTTACAGGCAATTGGTGATCCAATATGCAAGACATCGTGCAGTTCTTGGGGCAAAGTTTCACCGTGTCGATTGGAATGCACTTCCTGACTTACCAGCAGAACCTGGAATTTGCTCGAGAAGGATGTCATCCCTGTTTAGGCAAAACACAAAATTTAGACCAGCGGTAATGAAGCTCTGCACCATTCTTGGTGAGCGCTATGCAAAGCACCTGGAGAGAACCCAGAACAGGTTTCTTAACAAAAATGACTGCAGAGGTCTCTTGCGATGCTCTGCCAGTGAAGGCCTTCATGGGAAGTTCTCCAATGCTGTTGAATGTGATGAAGAAGCAGGTTGTGAGGAAGTGTGTTGGGATGATTTCAAGGAAAAAAGTATTAGAAAAGTCTTAGAGGATGTTTTCCACTACAAGCAAGTGAGTAAATTGGATATCTCTAAGAGGGTTGGATCTGGCTCTGAAGAATGGTGTGATTTAAACACAAATGTTGAAAGACATGTACATCTCTGACACCTCTACAAtcacattttctttcttttcatctttccaGCATCTATAGTAATGCAAttgaaatatcattttagtTAGAAATAACTAGATAATTAAGGTTGGCCTTCCTCTGTATTTGGTTTTGGTGAATACTAGGGCTGAGTAGAGTATTCTTATTTATCTGTTGTTCTCATTGACCATGTGCATGGCTTTCCATATGAACACATTTCATTTATTGCAACTAACAACAGTTTCATACTAGCAACTCTTTTTTTGAGAATGGTTGCTACTCTTGAGTGCTTTCTCAAAGTGTATGGCTCAAATACATTTTCTTTCTTGCAGAATCGAATGGAATCTGAAATGGTTCTGTCAAATACTCCCAAGAAGGACATGCAGAAACTTGGCATtggaaaacgtaaagattctGCTCGAAGATCAAGACAATATCAACTTCATCAGAAGTTTACTAAGCTTTTAGACGAAGGGACTAGTGTTCGTAGACAAGTGCTCAAGTCATTGGCTATTTCTAATGCTGTAGAACTATTAAAGCTTGTCTTCTTGAGCACCTCAACAGCACCAGAGCTGCAAAATCTTTTGGCAGAAACTTTACGGCGTTATTCTGAACATGATCTGTTTGCAGCTTTTAGCTACCTCAGAGTGAAAAAAATCTTGGTAAAGCATAATTTTCTATTCTCAAGTTTATTGCAGTTGTTATGGCTGGCTATGTATGTGAATTGTGGCCAAAACATGTTGCATGCTTCCTTCACCGTATCATGAGATGAGGACGCATATAACTATTTTCTGCTTAGACTCATTTGGTTTTCTAGTGTTGTAGAAAGTACTAAAATATTATCACCCTCTTTAAAGGTCCTTGCTTTTGCTTACAGGTGAAGTATCGGTCTTTTGTTCATGTTTCTAACATCTTAGACTAATTGATACCACTGCTCTATCTCATATAttcatttatcttttttctcaCCCTATCATTCTTATACAAGTGCCTGCTAATTTCGGAGTCCCTGTAGCTAAATATTCTGTAGCATGTCAGAAAGTCCACACTTTGCTATTTGCTCTTTAAAGTGGTTGTCTTCCAGAAAATCAATTCTTAATGTACTTGTTGCTGATGCCTGAGAGGGTTTGTGCAACTTTGAACTCTGATATAACATCACAAGCATATGAAAGGTTATTTGAGTATAACTCTACGGCTTCTTGTGTTTGAAACAGACATGTACCTTGTTAATATTTTCACTTGGTTGAAAGGTGGTCATTTGTGTAAATTTGATAGTAACTTGTCTTTCAACTCCCCTGGTCTCTTGAAGCTCATGTTTCTTGCTGatttaattcattataaataaCCTTTTTTGACTGTCTCTATTTCCATTCTACCTTTTCtctcttataatttttattaatttaagttaacctTTTCACCCCTTTCATTCCTTAACTTCTTCACTATTTGACAGATTGGGGGCAGTGGTGGTCAACCTTATGTGCTATCTCAACAGTTCCTGACCAGTGTTTCTAAGTCTCCATTTCCATCTAATGCTGGAAAGAGGGCTGCTAAACTTTCCAGCTGGCTtcatgaaagagaaaaggaCCTTGTGGAAGGAGGGGTTGATCTTACTGCGGATTTGCAGTGTGGTGACATTTTTCAGTTGTTTGCTCAAGTTTCTTCGGGTGAGTTGTCCATTTCTCCATGCATGCCAGTTGAAGGAGTGGGAGAGGCCGAAGACCTAAGAAgcttgaaacacaaaaataaggAAGATGAATTTTTGGATTGTGATAGGggcaaaaaattgaaatcaCTGGCAGATAGTGAACTCTTTTCTCGCAGAGAAAAGGGCTTTCCTGGTATTGTGGTGTCTCTGCATCGTGCAGCAATGCAAACCATTAATTCTCTAGACTTGCTCAAAGATGGGGAGACTTGTAGCGGTGATCTTCGTTGGAATGATATGCTCAATTCTGGTTTGGGTCAGGAAATCAGCTGGAGTGCATCTTGTCACAACAATGGGCAggaaattctgaattttggcatCACTATCCCTACAGCAACATGGCCCAGCATGGCACCTTGGGAGGCTATGACATGCTATTTGGAATATCTGGAGCCAAAACCTTAtgatcaaaatcaaatgaatccTGATGTCTTTAGGACCATTTATGCTGCTATTAAGAAGGCTGGTGACCAGGGTTTGAGCATGGAAGAAATTTCCCAAGTTACAGGTATGCcagctgcttcttcttttttcttcttcttttctccctATCTCGTGGCTTTTTACTTCAACTCTGAAACACACAACATTTTTCCATAAGCTCTGCTGAATATTTCAAGTCTTTCAGGAGA
This region of Populus alba chromosome 3, ASM523922v2, whole genome shotgun sequence genomic DNA includes:
- the LOC118038024 gene encoding protein ELF4-LIKE 4, with protein sequence MEGDLFPGLSNGNQVDGKVLQTFQKSFVQVQDILDQNRLLINEINQNHESKIPDNLTRNVGLIKELNNNIRRVVDLYADLSSNFTRSMEPSSEGESSGILKSNGKANSKRIRSG